A segment of the Mercurialis annua linkage group LG4, ddMerAnnu1.2, whole genome shotgun sequence genome:
TGAGAAACCTCTCAAATCCTAgtaagtttttcttttttgttcatttgggaggtggtttttggccattcttggccaaaaatcacctccccAATCTCttaaattcagtttttttagcctttttcatagtttttgtctttaattttgaataaagtttctttcttggccaattttaatctagatttataaatttttttctaccttagtatcttaattttattagatctgttttaattaaaattaagaatagtttttttcatcgttggagatgaaattgttttttgcgatgcaagcgatttggatctctaaaacaattagagccaccatcttacgacggatttcaccaAATATCGATATATTTTTCGTTGGTATAGATGATGTCTTTAGTGTTAAAGAGAAGAGATTTGTCACAAAATATGTGATTAGGGACTTTaacgatgaagttatagctgctagctgtagcagtcgtgcgattaaagttagtattatcatggcaagcgaagctaatctaattccctttattttaaaggttgtaatggatgccttcaacaacaactgtttgctttgtaatattatcagtttgatagcaCATGACTACTTTACCTTAATTGAGatgtatatatattgttttaattacgatagaaaatctcatgtggtagcatatgactattttagtttatctaattggttggggcatgtccctccgattatcaaattctatgtactggctgatcaatcagcttttgattaatagaactttttatttcaaaaaaaaaagtagatattaatatttgatcaacaataaagaaaaatcaataataattGATCAACAATCAACCTTCAATAGTCAATAGTTGACCGTTGACTGTTGTCAACCgactaaaattaaatagttaagtagaaattttaaatcaatactttatttaagtaatttttaacttaattgaattaattaagttGAGTTTAAAAGGTGTTATCAAACCCTTCATAATAAAACAAGTTCTtcattctttaatttaaagagatTTTTACACAATTATCCGGAAGAAATACAGAAATACTAGCTCggaaaaatactttttaaaatacctaaaactataaatatttacaaaaatattatatttaaaaacccACCCCTAGAGTTAACCACCTGAgttttttggtaaatttttggTTGTTTCTTTTAgtattcaaatcatatcataattcaattttaatattcatCTGATGGATCTCGTTGATAGATTTGACGTTGATTTCGGtagtttatattattttgtacACTTGACATGGATTTGAGGTGAATTTGATGtggatttaatttatagtatgaagataccaatgggagttggtacaagtggtaagcggcttgatatcgcttaagtaaggtctcgggttcgagtccttgtgaatgcagaaaattcccactggcagactcacccaccatgccaggtgcgcgacgcgggtcggatccggattagtcagggcgaagccttggaaaccggatgggcttaccaaaaaaaaaaaaattatagtatgaAGAAGAATTAAATTTTGACCAACAGTAAAATCTAAATTCTTTCACTTAAAACTTGGTTACATGCACATGATTAAACTCTTACAGATAAGaattaataaatgaataaatatatGATTTGGGTATCAAGTAAGAGTACTAGTAATGGAAAATTTTGTACAGAACATCTAattataataatccattttgGATTTACAAACAACCATCAGGTTGAACAAGACCAATTGAATTTCCGAGTACATTAGCACAAGATGATTGAGCTACTTGATGTAAATGTGTCAAATTCACATTCTTTAATTGGATTCCTTTGCATGGGAAGTTGGCACTGCAATCCAACTTTATAGCAACTGCTGTAGCCGATGTTCCTCTGATTCCTTGATATGTTATATCACTAATTTTAATGCCAGACACCTATTTGAAAATTTACAAGTTCAAATTATTAGTACAATTATACTAAATGAGTAGTAGTAATTAGTTTGATAGATTGAAGATATGCATGCATACCTCTGTGGGACAGTTTAAACTGTGAGGACAATAATGTTGGTCTATAATTATAGGATATTGAACGTTATGCATAATAGCGTCCATGAATCGAACTCCTTCTACAAAACCACTGCTCTGTCTGGCCCATGACTTTATTCTAAATCCATTTGTTGTATCTCTAAATATGCTTCTTTTTACTGTCACATTTTTCAccccttcttcttccttttcccATCCTAAGCTTCCTATGCTGCAACATGTTTGTAATTCTTAAAAATTAGTATTGGTGTGTAACATGATCTCTATGTATAAATTATTCAACGGTGGTGATGGTCAACATTACCTAATACCGTGACCGGGGCCACATCTGATTCCTTCGATCCATAGATTCTTTGCACCGGGGCCTATGGAAATGCAGTCATCGCCTGTTTTAATTACGGAATTCATTATGACAACGTTGTCGGAGTATTGGACATGAATGCCATCTGTGTTGGGACTATCTCCTGAAGCTATTACTTTGACAGCTTTAACATTCACATCTCGACACCCATTGAAGCCAATATGGAACATTTGGCTGTTTAATGACAGTAACCCATTGATCTTTATGTTGTTTGAGTTTGTAAACATCAGTGTCTGCAGCAACACACATAATAAGAATTCCATAAACTCATTCTATAATTAATTCTATTTCGTGAATATGAAAATGCAAATTAGTAGTAGTACCGTAGCACCAGTAGGGCAGTTGGTGTTTTTAGCCTTGCAAGCCCAGAGATTGGATCCCTTAGCATCAAGTGCTCCACCAACAATGGAAACGCCGCTAACTCCTTCAAAACTAAGCCAGTGGCTAGCTTTGCCTAAGATTTGATAGTCACCAGGTGCCACTAAAGTGCCATCTATTCTAATGGTGATGTAAGTGCTTTTGCAGGAACCTTTAAAAGACATGGAGCCAAGTAGATATCTTCCTTTAGGTACGTAAATCATGGACGAACCAGTGGAACCACAAGCTGCAGCCCATGCATTGAGAAAGGCCTCGGTCGAATCAGTCAAGCCATTTGGTTTGGCTCCATAATTTAACACGTTATAGTTTGTTGTGGCAAATGATAAGCTAATGTGCTGAGCAAATagaatgatgaagaagaaactcATCGTCATGTTCATATTAAATTAACAGAGGAAATCGAGGAGCAGAAGGTTAAATTGAGCAGTTATGAAAAATGAGGTAAAAGAGTAAGTAGTGGGAAGTTGAAGATGggaagttaattaattaaaagaattaaggGTATTTATAaacatgattaattaatttattaattatgaacGGTTACACGTAGATTAAAATGATTAATAGAGTATTAACGAAGTGAAGCTTGTGAGAATTGAAAAGTTGAAGAAAGCTGCGCAGGTATTGCCATTTTGATTCTATGCATGCACTTACGATTGCTTACTGTTTAATTCAGAGTGTACGGCACAGCCATCATCACAAACGTATGATTTCTTAGCTCTCAATATAAAACAGTTTACTTTGGGTTCATGGAGTCATTACCAATCTCTAATCTACGTACATAGGTACATTTAATGATCTGTAttgttcaattaaattaaattaaataaatagtctAAGCGGGCTAAGATTAACTTGGCATTTAATCATGGAATAGTTATAAAGGAATGCCGAATGTCTATTAAACAAAAATGTAACTGAATCAATTCAATTTGCAAGCAATTCCATTATTTTATTCGAGTTGATCCCAATATACACAGCTctacaaaattacaaaattaatcaagctttaatttttttatatttatctatatgtttacaataatataattacttttatataaaaacataattcttaatttttttttttatatattacaaaattgagtcgaatttaatttttactaattATTTTACTAAGATCAAAATTGtatttcttaaaataaaacTCAATCAAAGTCTAGTAGAGTTAGAACCTCAAGATACTAGATTCAACATTTTAGGAGAAATACAAAATTATAGATTTCATATCATTTTAGGAGAAATACTCAGAAGAATGCATACCAACCGTCAATATGTCTGGACAAAATTCCATTTACATGATTTGAATTGTATTAAAGTTTATGGGtatatttaaatcttttttacTCACTATTCCCTTTTATGGGTGTATCCAAAACagtccaaatgttaaaaatgatattaatttataaattccaaTTGCTaatattttctttgtttgtaatttttttgatttttttggacATATACTTCTAAAAAGAGGCATCTCAAGCACTTCTTACTCTCCGTCGTCAATTGGTGGAACGCATCTACTATCaggtattaaattgaattttttatattattatttaatttaaatgatcAGGTATGAGCTGATATGTCTTATTTCAAATGATCGCCACATTTATGTTTTACAAAATCAAGatatacttatattattttactCACTATGTTGGTCCCAATTGACATTTTTATTTTGTGTCCTAACATGAACAACAAGAGTCTGTGTCTTTAGACAATATTAGAAAAAGAAATCTTTCTGGCTTTGACATTGGATAGGATtggagatttttttttctttttttgaggAAGATCGGAGATAATTAGAATTCATATGTTTTAatagatttaaatattttattatttggaatatataaataattattaaaaataaaatgttactataatttatcatgtataaaaattaacaaaattgaaaaataataagtgaaggattattgaaaaataataaaaatgaaatccatggtttaaaattgaaaaataaaatgttactCTAATTAGCTTGTAGAAAATAATaagttttgataaatttttttgatcTAAAATGACTCAATTCATACTTTGTGTTATTTAAagagtaaataaaataaataaataaaccagaaaattaatacattagaaaaaagaaaaaacatttaTTGAAGTGTAGCGAGTCCAAGGAGCAGCATAGTGGCAGTAATACCCATGTCGTTTGCCATTTTGTGAGGCTGAGGATAAACTGGATCACTCAAACACAGCCATGAACTGAACTCAACCCCAAACAAACTCCTCTCCTCTTTCAACAAACCCCAACCATGTCCATTTCCATGGCTTTGTTCTCTCCGCCACCGCCTACTCAATTCCTCCGCTCATTTTCCCCAAAACCCCAACTCTTCACCACCAAGCCAACTTTCTTACTCGCACCCACTAACCCACCCCTTCTTTTCTCTCCTCCAAAAGTTTCTGCAGACAACGGTGCTGGTGTTTCACCAGCTTCTGTAGAGGAGGAGCCGAAGGTCGCTGAGCCAGCTCCAGCCGCCGCTGCCGTGGAGACCTCTCTGGGGAGTAATGGGGCTGTGAAGGGTGAGGAAGTGAAGGTGGAAACTAAATTTGTAGACGCTAAATGGATTGGTGGGACTTGGGATTTGCAACAGTTTCAGAAAGATGGGAGTACTGATTGGGATGCTGTTATTGATGCTGGTGAGTTCTGTTTTGTTAATTTTCTTTAGTTTTATGTCATTTTGAAGTTTGTTTATTTTGAAGTTGCGAACTTTATCAAGTATAAACTATAATGGAATTGTAAATGTAATGGACCAAAGTATGTGTCTTTATCTTTTTGGTTAATTGATTGGAGTTGAAATCAAGTTTAAACCATGGATTTCACATTTTCTAGGTTAGACTTATAGTCAGTTCATGATTTGAGCATTGCTGGTGAGAGTGGAGGAAAAGGGTATGAGTAGTTGCATTGTCCGGTACGGGCTGTAACCATCACTTTAGACATGTATTAGGTTAAGCAGACAATTTGTTCTCATGGGTGTTTGTTTACATAATTGATGATAGGTGTTGCGTGATTTGTCCTATTTCGGCCTGCTACCTGGTTAAGAGGGCTGCGATAGTTATCGGAGGTTTTACATAACTGCTTTTAGAAGAGAGGATGCCTTAATATTACAATGACTGTGCATAACCTATGCTCCATTGTGGGTTATGGTTGTATTTTGGAGAGTCCCATCTCAATTCAAAAGCTTGAAATGAAAATTTTGTTTAGAACATTTTGGTATTATAGGAGGAGCTATCAAGGTGGTCTTAAGAGTATTCGAGTTATTATTTCAACTGCAGAACAATTTACAGTCTActcttgtttttatttttcctttcaaaGGTCAACAAGATTCATCTGATAGAAATTTGCCACATTGATTTGAACTCAATGATATCCTTTACATTTTGAGTGGCCTAACAATTCATGTTATTGGGGTGGAAAAGATTTTAATTCACTGTTAATGCTTCCCATCTACTTTTAACTATAACTTCGTATACATAATACATTGCTTATTTCTGGAAGAAAAAGGAAGGTCGGCGTGAAGTTGGGATTCTATGTATGAGTTTCTCGATTcattctcttttcttttatcGGTTGGTGGAGTTTCAtggtttctttatttttctagaGGTTAGAAGGAGAAAATGGCTTGAGAGCACTCCAGAAACTTCAAGCAACGATGACCCAGTAGTTTTCGACACCTCGATCATACCATGGTGGGCATGGATGAAAAGATTCCATCTACCTGAAGCAGAACTACTTAATGGTTCGTTCTTATCCTTTTCCGATTCTATTATGTCCATCAGATAGCTCCTGTTTTGATTTGTATGATTTTAAGATTCTTAACTAATCCTATTTCGTGAGTTTTGCGCAGGACGAGCTGCAATGGTTGGATTCTTCATGGCATACTTTGTGGATAGTTTAACCGGTGTTGGTCTAGTAGACCAAATGGGCAACTTCTTCTGTAAGACATTATTGTTTATAGCTGTGGCTGGAGTACTTGTAATCCGGAAGAATGAGGATATAGAAACTATAAAAAAGCTGGTGGAAGAGACGACATTTTACGACAAACAATGGCAAGCAACCTGGCAGGATGAAACCCCTGGCAGCtccaaaaaataatagataGATGCTGTTTTGTAAGTTAATCTTTAATTGTTGTATCCAGtttttatttgttgttgttgttgtaatCATGTAGTTGCCAAAggaattgaaattttaataccATTTCAACGTAATCAAGGCTTTCATGAGCTTTCCATTCATATCATATGGTTGCCTGCAATTCTTTTTACATGCAGtatatttattgataaattaagatgggttaatgtcatataaattcaccaactttaaacgttttttcattttaatcacagtttaaattttctcattttcatgcacgaactaccattttttcttaaattcatacacggtgctgaggtgtcacggctccattggtgtaattagCTGAGGTTAAGgttattttacaccaataaatgagtgccacctcagctaTAATTCCATTAAGTATGTTATAAATATTGTCAAGAGGCTGATAAAGATTGCAAAACCTGTGATATTTATTATGATCTCCTTGAATTGAACAAGGCATCATCTTTAGCTAATGAACTGAGTTACAGAACAGAGAAGATTTTCTCactagaaaatagaaaaaaaaatcatacattAAAGTGATCAATAAATGGACCATGAACTATATTaaagaaataatttatttttttcaaatttaccaTAAAAGTGATAAATAATTCACCATAAAAGTATTAAACTCCTAAATAAATAGATATGGTCGCATGATAAACGATCAAATTAATTTCTCTATAATCATATGAAAACTCTGAACTCAAAACTGAAAACTTCtacaaattttcataaattactCCTTGATTTGGTATGATagtatattaatatttttagcaactCCCATGTGACCAttggaatattaaaaatttacaactGGGACAAAAAAAGATATGCCATAATAGGCATCTATATCCAAAGAAATCTCAGTTTGCTAAATTTGAAAAGTAGCAATGAAACCAGTTTCATTGTTCCTGTTTAGTGCAAAATTTACAGCCATATATATACtgtaatttcaaaaaaaataagacACCATGTATTCAAGCAATGAACCAAGATTAATTATGCAAAATGATCAAGTTCATTTCTTATTTCTTTCATAAATCACCTCCTTAATTAAAAACTTGCAGCTGCTGTAAACCACACAGCATTTCATGTCTCAGAAAAAATAGAAATCTAGAAAGCAGGAAAAAAAACATGCGGATAATTTTACGCCAATAGCCCGGCATTGGGTCGGAGGTGATCGAAGATACAAATGGAAGATCTCCTCCATCAAGCTTCCCAACCCCTGAGGAGAGTAGCGCGAGCTACACGATTAACACCGAGAGCGAAGGCTCCCATTCGCAGGTTGCAGTCATAAGTTTTGCACATTGCCTTAATGTGTTTGAAAGACCTCATCATGTATTTCTTCAGCTCAAAGTTCACTTTCTCCTCTTCCCACATAAACCCTTGAATGTTCTGCAACACACACAGTAAGCATATCGGTAAAAGCAGAGAAATCAATTCACTATGATTATCCTGTAATTTACCTGGACCCATTCAAAGTAGCTCACAGTCACGCCCCCTGAGTTCGCGTAGATGTCGGGAAGCACCACGACTCCTTTTTTGGACAAAATCTGCAGAAATAGACTGGCTTCGGTAACTAAATTGTTCAGTTAACTGCAAATCTAGATGAAATTTGCGTAATTAAGTAACGACATTGCGCTAAAAGTAAAAACCTCATCTGCTTCTGGATCAGTGGGGTGATTCGCAGCTTCTATAATGAATTTCGCCTTCACGTCAGCAGCATTCTCCCTTCAAACAAAATTACCCATGGTCAAAGTCCAAAACGTTTATCGACACTTCCCGAAAATGAAGCAAGAAATGAGAGCAAAGGGGAAAACCGAAAAAGAACTAAAAGATTGCATACTTGTTGAGGACTCCACCCAATGCGCTTGGCATGAGAACATCACATTCGCAAACAAGCACTTCGTTCAGATCCATAGAGTCTCCGCCTTGGAAATCCTTGAGGCTTTGGTTGTTTTCCTTATGCTTAAGCAGAGCGGGGATGTCGAGTCCATTTGGATTCTTAACTGCACCAGTAATGTCACTGACAGCAACAACTTTGCCTCCTTTCTCATGAACAAACTTAGCTGCCCAAGATCCCACATTCCCAAATCCCTACATGTCATAAACTTCTTGTTTACATTAAAAACTATAAACATCTAATCTTGTTCGAGTCATATAAGAAGTTCAACTAAAAACCTGAATAGCGAACTTCTGATTAGCAATGGACTCTCCGTACTCGGCAAGTAAAGCCTCTGTTGCAAAGACAACTCCAAGGCCAGTTGCTGCATCCCTACCTAATGATCCTCCAAGATCCTGCAAGGCCATTTTAATATCGGAAACGTAATCATTCTTTTATTCCAGTTTGTTCTACGcataatatttcattttcttttaagCATACTTACGATCGGCTTGCCAGTAACAACAGCAGATGAGTGACCGTGAAACTTTGAGTATTCATCCAGCATCCAGGCCATTGTCTGCTCAAGTCGAGATAAAGGATTGAGTACGAAAACAGAATCAATTAGGCCAAAAACGGAAAAGATATACCTGTGCATTAGTTCCCATATCAGGAGCAGGAACATCCCTGTGAACTCCAATAAGATCATGGATCTTCTGAGTGAAAACACGAGTAAGGCGTTCCAATTCACTTATGCTCAATTCTCTGGGATCACAGCCGATTCCTCCCTTAGCTCCACCGTAAGGAAGGTCCGCAACGGCTGTCTTCCAGGTCATCAGTTGAGCCAAAGCATTCACCTCATCAGGATCAACCTATAATACAAATACTTTTAAATCAGTAAGCAGAGAACCCAGATAAGTGCGGAACTGCTTAAACATTCATTTATCGTAACATTTACTATCGAGAATTACTTCTATGCTATCTACAAATGATTCAGTAAATCTTGAACAATAAAAACATTCGATTACTTTATAGATATCGCATTTAATTCACCTAAATAAAGCTTTCATAGTGTTCAACAGCGAGATCTCAATATTCAATGCTACAAAATAGAATGTCAACTTTAAACATTTAGCCTTTCAACTCTAACTTTATATTCAGTTGATAAAGAACATCAATGGCGACAAAAGCATACACTTTAGCatttaatgtaaaattaaacttttaggCAACATATATAACCTGTATCATTACACGAATAACCGACCGGAGAACGACAAAATAACACGGACCGGGAAACGACAAAATAACACGTCATTCAATGTACTAAACCAAATTTCTCAAATAATATTGTTAATGCATCATCGGAAAAACAAACTTATTTAATAGGATTCAGTTAACAGTATAATCAATGTTATATTCTCATTTTAACTTAAACTTACCAACTTTAAGAATGAGAAATAGCCTATATGCTACTTATACATGATTCTTTAAacctaaaacaataaaaatatccAATTTCTATTTAGATTATGTAGTCAATTCACCCAAATAAAGAGTTTGCATATAGTTCAAATGGGAAATCTCAATAATCAATGTCACAAATTAAAGTATCAACTTATGCACTTTTAGCCTTCCAAGTATTCATTAGATACATTTGATAAAAAATGCTTCTGGTGATAAAGCATACACTTTAGCACTTATTAAACTTGATTCACAAATATAAGCAATATTATTACTCTTAAAAATAATCGAAAAACGACAAATAACGCCGTCATTcaacatatatgtatataaaatttctCCCATAGTTCCGGTTTCATCATCGAAAAACTATTTTTAACTTCTTAAAAAGGCATAATAACTAACTTTTGTCGGTATCGAAATAATTATCTTATCAAATAAGTTCCCGTTAATTCGTTAGGATAGATTTATATGGATAGTTAAAAAAACATATCTATGACAATGGAACTTCCAAATActataactaatttttttaaagaataaataaaatcatcTTAAGCTTCAAAAGTAAGAACTTCAACACTTCTCTTTTATTCACATTCAGTGTATAATAACTTTAGTTTATAGCAATTCTAAACCTTTTGCTTCAATTCCTATCAACTTTGTTCTGGAAATCGAACAGATTATCAATCTGAGATCAAGAAATCATCGATCATCAACATGCAAAAAGACATACCATCCAAACATTTGAATGAGATCTCAATCTTTATATTGAATTCCATAATAATTCACTAGCTTAAAACTTCTTTTTTGAGGTTGATCTatgatcaaaatcaaaatttaaagaatcaatttttttgtctTCAAAGAAAAATCACATAGCATAGATTAGTTGCTAGTTAGCATAAAATCAACCATtaacacgaaacaaatctatgtTTTGGCATGCGACATATATTTACATATGTTTAGcataagcgctaagcagcatTCTGCTAACATCGTAAAACAAGATGATATACCTCAGGGTGGTATCTGATACCGCCTTTCATAGGACCACGAGCGTTATCATGCTGAATTCTGAATCCGACATAAGAGACCAGGCTCCCGTCATCTTTTGGGATGGTGCACTCAACCTGCACCAAATTCACATATATGTAAATCATCAAGAAAAACATATATGTATACGTATGTATATACCTTAACAGAAAAATAATCAAACTCCGTTACCATTAGTATCAAGACTCGATTTTATTAAGAGATTACTTACTTTGATTTCTCTAAAAGGGATCAACAGGCTCTTTTCAAGCTTAGAATCGAGGCCAAGAATGCGAGCTGCATGGCGGAAGTTCCTGTTGGTAGCTGCAAGAGCATTCATGGCTTCCTCAAACGAAAAACAACGGCCAAAAGCAAGAGAATTCAATAAGAAACAAAGAAATCAAGAAACAGAATTTGCAGTGAATTATAGTGAGAGCTAGAGTGGGTTTAAATAGTGAAATATATGAGAAAAAGACATACAAGAGTTCtgacaaaaaaaagtaaatgaaaatgttgaaatgtttttttatttttattttttttaatattattttcaataacgTAACATTTCGAACTTAAACTCagttaaaattaacaaaaggtttgagggaaaaaaattaattgttttataattaactgatatttttaagttatttattgaaaaatattatctctattattttttgatttattcatTTAGATAAAATTGTAGATATTAAAAAGACGTTATTTTTGACGTAAACTATaaatatagatatattttttagttaataaCTTTATACTCCCTTTGTTCCATTCTGTTtgagaatattttttatttttggtgttttattctatttgacaacttttatatttagaatattttttacgctatttttgtttttttacctTCTTCAATTAATGTGTTTATAaagactaattttaaaaaaatatgatgcaTTTAATACAATATGAATAtgaagatataaaaataaaactactcaaatttgttaaataatataCAATCAGAGttttctcaattagaatggaattaaaaaaattaaatcacaacTTTATTAGAAaagacaaatttaaaaatataattgaaccCATTATAAATTGTgaaaagaaatataattatagataaataagttcgacataataaataaaaagatatcaaatttttatatttattttataaaaaaattgatcataTTTTGTTATATGATTATCTAATTTAAGGATATGTATCGCATTGGCATATGtcattaaattatgtattttatttaaaataaatattaatttatatgagatattattgaatttttttttttgccaaagataataatatataaatatataaaaagaaaggcCATCTCTTGGAGATGATGAACCATTCTTAAATAACGAAACTAAAAGTGGACTTAGCGGCTACTAATAGAGCCATCCAATTACACATTCGTTTAACAAATCATAATATCAATGCGTgaataatttgttaaacgaacggtagcaatataaaacaataaaatttaaaaatgaatttactTACCGTTGATGTCGACTAGAGTATATAAATATTACCTTAATTTTGTAGAGCGTAAAATTGAAATGTCGAGATGATTCAGAACAAGACACACCGGCATAGCGTACCtgatcatttaaattaaaaaataataatataaaaacaatttaatcttACCTGATAATAGCGAAGTTCCACCACTTGACGACATAGGACGGGAGCTAGAGGGGCCATTTGAGAAGCCCCTCTTGCCCAAGTAAATATTGTATATAACCACCCACAAAGGGAAAATAAACATCCAATTGGGGATGAATAAAGACAACAAACTATCAAAAGCAACTTGATAGAATTGACAATGATATGAAATAAccggttaaaacaaaatattcaaTAATACAAGCTTCAACctgtaatttaatttgaataatttgaaatatatatGAGGATTTTGATTCTAAAAAACAAAAGAAGGGGCTAATTGAGGGAgttgaagaaaaatattttatcggAACAAATCATGCAGAACCGTAAAGGAACTAGGCAGAATTGTagaaaattataccataattgcagaaaactaaagaaaaaatgaagaaaaactgTAGTAGAATTAATGaaaccaagaaaaaaaaaatttaaaaagaaaaacaagattTGTAAATCACCGAAGTATGAGTACAGAAAATCAagcagaaagaaaaaaatagatataaaaaatgATGGTTTGATAAAAGAATAATGGTGACAGTGGCGAAGGAAAT
Coding sequences within it:
- the LOC126679133 gene encoding polygalacturonase; this translates as MNMTMSFFFIILFAQHISLSFATTNYNVLNYGAKPNGLTDSTEAFLNAWAAACGSTGSSMIYVPKGRYLLGSMSFKGSCKSTYITIRIDGTLVAPGDYQILGKASHWLSFEGVSGVSIVGGALDAKGSNLWACKAKNTNCPTGATTLMFTNSNNIKINGLLSLNSQMFHIGFNGCRDVNVKAVKVIASGDSPNTDGIHVQYSDNVVIMNSVIKTGDDCISIGPGAKNLWIEGIRCGPGHGISIGSLGWEKEEEGVKNVTVKRSIFRDTTNGFRIKSWARQSSGFVEGVRFMDAIMHNVQYPIIIDQHYCPHSLNCPTEVSGIKISDITYQGIRGTSATAVAIKLDCSANFPCKGIQLKNVNLTHLHQVAQSSCANVLGNSIGLVQPDGCL
- the LOC126678840 gene encoding light-harvesting complex-like protein 3 isotype 1, chloroplastic, translated to MSISMALFSPPPPTQFLRSFSPKPQLFTTKPTFLLAPTNPPLLFSPPKVSADNGAGVSPASVEEEPKVAEPAPAAAAVETSLGSNGAVKGEEVKVETKFVDAKWIGGTWDLQQFQKDGSTDWDAVIDAEVRRRKWLESTPETSSNDDPVVFDTSIIPWWAWMKRFHLPEAELLNGRAAMVGFFMAYFVDSLTGVGLVDQMGNFFCKTLLFIAVAGVLVIRKNEDIETIKKLVEETTFYDKQWQATWQDETPGSSKK
- the LOC126678147 gene encoding glutamate dehydrogenase 2-like, which gives rise to MNALAATNRNFRHAARILGLDSKLEKSLLIPFREIKVECTIPKDDGSLVSYVGFRIQHDNARGPMKGGIRYHPEVDPDEVNALAQLMTWKTAVADLPYGGAKGGIGCDPRELSISELERLTRVFTQKIHDLIGVHRDVPAPDMGTNAQTMAWMLDEYSKFHGHSSAVVTGKPIDLGGSLGRDAATGLGVVFATEALLAEYGESIANQKFAIQGFGNVGSWAAKFVHEKGGKVVAVSDITGAVKNPNGLDIPALLKHKENNQSLKDFQGGDSMDLNEVLVCECDVLMPSALGGVLNKENAADVKAKFIIEAANHPTDPEADEILSKKGVVVLPDIYANSGGVTVSYFEWVQNIQGFMWEEEKVNFELKKYMMRSFKHIKAMCKTYDCNLRMGAFALGVNRVARATLLRGWEA